The Ornithodoros turicata isolate Travis chromosome 9, ASM3712646v1, whole genome shotgun sequence genome includes a region encoding these proteins:
- the LOC135368187 gene encoding vesicle transport through interaction with t-SNAREs homolog 1A-like — protein MASLLETFEQQYAALTSEITFKIAKIPNLPSGDKVSIVSQVERNLEEAHEVLEQMELEVQRLPMTVRPKFQNRVKSYQAELVQLKKELHRARIAYSDDVLARDELFGDSEGLSTSERQCLLDNTESLERSTNKLKAGHRLAIETEQIGAAILTDLSAQRDTIKRAREKLKETDHDIGKSSHVLTGMIRRALQNKFILYIVVGAVLLVIVLCIYFSVRRHF, from the exons ATGGCGTCGCTGTTAGAGACGTTTGAGCAGCAATATGCTGCTCTTACTTCCGAAATAACGTTTAAGATAGCAAAAATCCCAAATTTACCGTCAG GTGACAAGGTGTCAATAGTGTCGCAAGTGGAAAGGAACCTAGAAGAAGCTCATGAAGTA CTTGAACAGATGGAACTGGAAGTCCAAAGGCTACCAATGACAGTCCGCCCGAAATTTCAAAATAGGGTCAAGAGCTATCAAGCTGAACTTGTTCAGCTAAAGAAAGAGCTG CACAGGGCCAGGATCGCCTACAGTGACGATGTGTTAGCTCGTGACGAACTTTTTGGAGATTCAGAGGGACTGTCAACAAGTGAA AGGCAGTGTCTGTTGGACAACACGGAAAGCTTGGAACGCTCAACGAATAAACTCAAGGCTGGGCACCGTTTGGCGATTGAAACTG AACAGATCGGAGCAGCGATTCTTACGGACCTCAGTGCGCAACGGGACACGATAAAGAGGGCACGAGAAAAG CTCAAAGAGACCGACCACGACATCGGGAAAAGCTCTCACGTGCTTACTGGGATGATCCGGAGGGCCCTGCAGAACAAGTTCATCTTGTACATTGTGGTCGGTGCCGTCTTGCTAGTCATTGTGCTCTGCATCTACTTCAGCGTACGTCGTCACTTCTGA
- the LOC135368189 gene encoding large ribosomal subunit protein eL34-like yields MVQRLTLRRRLPYNTNSNRRRVSRTPGGRLVYLYTKKLGSVPRCGDCKEKLRGITAARPRELSALSKRHKTVTRTYGGSRCGKCVRSRIIRAFLIEEQKIVAKVLKAKQSEAPKKAKK; encoded by the exons ATGGTGCAGCGTTTGACGCTTCGGCGGCGTCTCCCGTACAACACAAACTCCAACCGGAGAAGAGT ATCGAGAACTCCGGGAGGACGTCTCGTCTATCTGTACACCAAGAAGCTTGGAAGCGTACCAAGATGTGGTGACTGCAAGGAGAAGCTTCGTGGG ATTACCGCTGCGAGGCCACGAGAACTTTCAGCACTTAGTAAGCGGCACAAGACTGTGACAAGGACCTACGGTGGTTCTCGCTGTGGGAAGTGCGTCAGGAGCCG CATCATCAGGGCTTTCCTGATTGAAGAACAGAAGATAGTTGCCAAGGTTCTCAAGGCAAAACAGTCTGAAGCACCCAAGAAAGCAAAAAAGTGA